From the genome of Bradyrhizobium elkanii USDA 76, one region includes:
- a CDS encoding 3-hydroxybutyryl-CoA dehydrogenase, producing the protein MTVAIKKVGVIGSGQMGNGIAHVAALAGFDVVLNDVSGDRLKSALATINGNLTRQVAKKAISETDRKQALDRITSAESLDALADCDLVIETAIEKEETKRKIFHEVCAVLKPEAIVATNSSSISITRLAASTDRPEKFIGIHFMNPVPAMELVELIRGIATDDMTFDTAKAFVAKLGKQVAVSEDFPAFIVNRILLPMINEAIYTLYEGVGNVEAIDAAMKLGAHHPMGPLELADFIGLDTCLSIMQVLHEGLADSKYRPCPLLVKYVEAGWLGRKSQRGFYDYRGDKPIPTR; encoded by the coding sequence TGATCGGTTCGGGTCAGATGGGCAATGGCATTGCCCATGTGGCGGCGCTGGCCGGCTTCGACGTGGTGCTCAACGACGTGTCCGGCGACCGGCTGAAGTCGGCGCTGGCGACCATCAACGGCAATCTGACCCGCCAGGTCGCCAAGAAGGCGATCAGCGAGACCGACCGCAAGCAGGCGCTCGACCGCATCACCTCCGCCGAGTCGCTCGACGCGCTCGCCGATTGCGATCTCGTGATCGAGACCGCGATCGAGAAGGAAGAGACCAAGCGCAAGATCTTCCATGAGGTCTGCGCGGTGCTGAAGCCGGAAGCGATCGTCGCGACCAACTCGTCGTCGATCTCGATCACAAGGCTCGCCGCCTCGACCGACCGCCCGGAGAAATTCATCGGCATTCATTTCATGAATCCGGTGCCGGCGATGGAGCTGGTCGAGCTGATCCGCGGCATCGCCACCGACGACATGACCTTCGACACCGCCAAGGCGTTCGTCGCCAAGCTCGGCAAGCAGGTCGCGGTGTCGGAAGATTTCCCCGCCTTCATCGTCAACCGCATTCTGTTGCCGATGATCAACGAGGCGATCTACACGCTGTATGAAGGCGTCGGTAACGTCGAGGCGATCGACGCCGCGATGAAGCTCGGCGCGCACCATCCGATGGGCCCGCTCGAGCTCGCCGATTTCATCGGTCTCGACACCTGCCTGTCGATCATGCAGGTGCTGCACGAGGGATTGGCCGACTCCAAATACCGGCCGTGCCCGCTGCTGGTGAAGTATGTCGAAGCCGGCTGGCTCGGACGCAAGAGCCAGCGCGGCTTCTACGACTATCGCGGCGACAAGCCGATCCCGACGCGGTAA